The genomic stretch GATCGCGTATTCTGCCGTGGCCATACCCGCCTCCATGCCGGCCTGGGCCCAGCCCTGGCCCCGTGCCCCGCTGGCGTCCGATGCGCCGGCTGCGAACGGCGGATTCTCCACGGGGGCCTGCAGGCTCGCCCCGGGGAAGATCTCGCTGATGTTCTGTTCCACCCTGTCCCGTGCCATGCCGGGAG from Arthrobacter stackebrandtii encodes the following:
- a CDS encoding DUF4244 domain-containing protein yields the protein MSSIEAAGGSAPGMARDRVEQNISEIFPGASLQAPVENPPFAAGASDASGARGQGWAQAGMEAGMATAEYAIATLAAVGFAGLLVVILKSDEVRGFLMNIIRTALSF